A stretch of Anoplopoma fimbria isolate UVic2021 breed Golden Eagle Sablefish chromosome 4, Afim_UVic_2022, whole genome shotgun sequence DNA encodes these proteins:
- the emx3 gene encoding empty spiracles homeobox 3 yields the protein MFHHSSSKKCFTIESLVGKETRDSGDEPIRPTALRFPESLLPASSSSSSSGVFGSCFQGSSRALYPDMVLHEAGTTQQLLPMQIPHQSFFSQQHRDQLSFYPWVLRSRYLGHRFSGEDSSPENMLLHGPFSRKPKRIRTAFSPSQLLRLERAFEKNHYVVGAERKQLASGLCLTETQVKVWFQNRRTKHKRQKLEEESPEAQQKRKGSQHINRWRAATQQPGGGGGGGGGGGDDDLDVLSED from the exons ATGTTCCACCACAGCAGCAGTAAGAAGTGCTTCACCATCGAGTCTCTGGTGGGGAAGGAGACCAGAGACTCCGGGGACGAGCCGATCCGACCCACTGCGCTCCGGTTCCCCGAGTCCCTGCtcccggcctcctcctcctcctcctcctccggggTGTTCGGCTCCTGCTTCCAGGGCAGCAGCAGGGCCCTGTACCCGGACATGGTGCTCCATGAGGCCGGGACCACTCAGCAGCTGCTCCCGATGCAGATCCCCCACCAGAGCTTCTTCAGCCAGCAGCACCGGGACCAGCTCAGCTTCTACCCCTGGGTCCTGAGGAGCCGCTACCTGGGCCACCGCTTCTCAG gAGAGGACAGCAGTCCGGAGAACATGCTGCTTCACGGTCCGTTCTCCAGGAAACCCAAAAGGATCCGGACGGCGTTCTCCCCCTCTCAGCTGCTCCGTCTGGAACGAGCCTTCGAGAAAAACCACTACGTAGTCGGAGCTGAGAGGAAGCAGCTGGCAAGCGGGCTGTGTTTGACAGAGACGCAG gtgaaGGTCTGGTTTCAGAACCGCAGGACGAAGCACAAGCGTCAGAAGTTGGAGGAGGAGTCTCCTGAAGCTCAGCAGAAGAGGAAAGGCAGTCAACACATCAACCGCTGGAGAGCAGCGACACAGCagccgggaggaggaggaggaggaggaggaggaggaggagacgacgaCCTGGACGTCCTCAGTGAGGACTag